One stretch of Segatella copri DNA includes these proteins:
- a CDS encoding SusC/RagA family TonB-linked outer membrane protein, protein MNKRANLYFAALLGAMSPLCTVSALAAQSNSTIATATQQQNSCTGTVKDATGEPIIGATIRIEGKTGGTVTDLDGNFTLSNIEKGAKLIITYVGYKSQTLTWSGSPLNITLQDDANMLEETVVIGYGTVKKADLAGSVAVLDSKNFKDQPVARVEDALNGRMSGVQVMSSGVPGGAMKIRVRGTSSVNKSNDPLYVVDGIVRETGLEGISPEDIQSIQVLKDASSTAIYGARGANGVVMVQTKSGKAGATQVTFDASFGISNAYHIPEVMGTKEYAQALIDYKGVSQGAMQDYLDGTKPGIDWMDELLRTGITQNYKVAVSQGNDKTQTYFSANYMDQKGVITDTSSKRYAIKANMHNKIFDWLEMTTDINLAQTDNSGADFLQNQSNPIWVGLNYSPTMEMMDANGNYIKDTNNNIQNNPYGILHGGEYDRKRTMVTGHVDLKFNLLKGLTFTTTNGIDYNDYKWYNFTSSKVNTSGNSMGNNDATVTALQSTNNLTYNNKWGEHSLTATGVWEVTSNEVRRMGMTGTGIIHEQVGYWNVADATSKTPTNGYSKWTMLSGVARVMYNYADRYMLTGTLRADGSSRFTNKKWGYFPSIAGAWTVSNEKFWEPIKNAVEYMKIRASYGVIGNQDINPYSTLGLLKTTDFSYGTNLSYTGYWANGLATPDLTWEKVHQFDLGVDFGFFGNRLNVSFDYFNKTTKDALLETSSPGYIGGTTYWVNAGEVNNKGIEATINGQIIQTKDWTWSTTLNVSYLKNKVTKMTASDPIIYGQTPSPGTVDPCTIIKEGEAIGTFYGFKWAGVEKNDKGEYVDMYYTADGNKTADPDASKDRFILGHSNPDVTLGWNNTITYKNWDFNVFCNAAFGAKRLNMVRFAMNSMVGASMFVTDKDYFSNIGITMPTPGAENKTYGNSDKWLENADYFRCENISVAYTFPRSVTKLADIRLSLSAQNLFTITGYKGIDPAGASFGEKNIDRDNGLDMGAYPNPRTITMGVRVTF, encoded by the coding sequence ATGAACAAAAGAGCAAATTTGTATTTTGCAGCGCTTTTAGGTGCGATGTCACCTCTTTGCACTGTTTCTGCATTGGCTGCTCAAAGCAATTCTACCATTGCTACAGCTACCCAGCAGCAAAACTCATGTACAGGTACTGTTAAAGACGCTACCGGAGAACCTATCATCGGCGCAACCATCAGAATCGAAGGTAAGACCGGTGGAACCGTAACTGACCTGGATGGTAACTTCACCCTCAGCAACATCGAAAAGGGTGCCAAACTTATCATCACTTATGTGGGTTACAAATCACAGACCCTCACATGGAGCGGTAGTCCGCTCAACATCACTTTGCAGGATGATGCCAACATGCTTGAAGAGACCGTAGTCATCGGTTACGGTACAGTAAAGAAGGCTGACTTGGCAGGTTCTGTGGCAGTTTTGGACAGCAAGAATTTCAAGGACCAGCCTGTTGCACGTGTTGAGGATGCCCTCAACGGACGTATGTCTGGTGTGCAGGTAATGTCAAGCGGTGTTCCTGGTGGAGCCATGAAGATTCGTGTACGTGGTACCAGTTCCGTAAACAAGAGCAACGACCCTCTCTACGTAGTAGATGGTATCGTTCGCGAGACAGGTCTTGAGGGTATCAGCCCTGAAGATATCCAGAGCATCCAGGTATTGAAGGACGCTTCTTCTACAGCCATCTATGGTGCCCGCGGTGCCAATGGTGTAGTTATGGTACAGACCAAGAGCGGTAAGGCTGGTGCTACACAGGTAACATTCGATGCAAGTTTCGGTATCTCTAACGCTTACCACATTCCTGAGGTAATGGGAACCAAAGAATATGCACAGGCTTTGATTGATTACAAGGGTGTATCTCAGGGTGCTATGCAGGATTATCTTGACGGCACCAAGCCAGGTATCGACTGGATGGACGAACTGCTCCGTACAGGTATCACTCAGAACTATAAGGTAGCAGTTTCTCAGGGTAATGATAAAACTCAGACTTACTTCTCTGCCAACTATATGGACCAGAAGGGTGTTATCACAGATACCAGCTCTAAGCGATACGCTATCAAGGCTAACATGCACAACAAGATATTCGACTGGTTGGAAATGACCACCGATATCAACCTCGCTCAGACCGACAACTCAGGTGCTGATTTTCTTCAGAACCAATCTAACCCTATTTGGGTAGGTTTGAACTACTCTCCTACCATGGAGATGATGGATGCAAATGGCAATTATATTAAAGATACCAACAACAATATCCAGAACAACCCTTATGGTATTCTCCATGGTGGTGAATACGACCGTAAGCGCACGATGGTAACTGGTCACGTTGACTTGAAGTTCAACCTTCTCAAGGGCCTGACATTCACCACAACCAATGGTATCGACTATAATGATTACAAGTGGTACAATTTCACATCAAGCAAGGTGAATACCTCTGGTAACTCAATGGGCAACAACGATGCAACAGTTACCGCTTTGCAGTCAACCAACAACTTGACCTATAACAACAAGTGGGGTGAGCACTCTTTGACCGCAACAGGTGTATGGGAAGTTACCTCTAATGAGGTTCGCCGTATGGGTATGACTGGTACAGGTATTATCCACGAACAGGTGGGCTACTGGAACGTAGCAGATGCTACATCTAAGACTCCTACCAACGGCTATAGCAAGTGGACCATGCTCTCTGGTGTAGCTCGCGTAATGTACAACTATGCCGACCGCTACATGTTGACAGGTACTCTCCGTGCCGATGGTTCCAGCCGTTTCACCAACAAGAAGTGGGGTTACTTCCCATCTATCGCAGGTGCTTGGACTGTTTCTAATGAAAAGTTCTGGGAGCCTATTAAGAATGCTGTAGAATACATGAAGATCCGTGCCAGCTATGGTGTCATCGGTAATCAGGACATCAATCCTTATTCTACCCTTGGATTGTTGAAAACTACAGATTTCTCATATGGTACAAACCTATCTTACACAGGTTACTGGGCAAATGGTCTTGCTACACCAGACTTGACATGGGAGAAAGTACACCAGTTCGACCTCGGTGTTGACTTCGGTTTCTTCGGCAACCGTTTGAACGTTAGCTTCGACTACTTCAACAAGACTACCAAGGATGCTCTCTTAGAGACATCATCTCCAGGTTACATAGGCGGTACCACATATTGGGTAAACGCAGGTGAAGTAAACAACAAGGGTATTGAGGCAACCATCAATGGTCAGATTATTCAGACTAAGGATTGGACATGGTCAACAACTCTGAATGTCAGCTACCTGAAGAACAAGGTAACCAAGATGACAGCTTCAGATCCTATTATTTACGGTCAGACTCCTTCTCCTGGTACTGTTGACCCATGTACTATCATCAAGGAAGGTGAGGCTATCGGTACATTCTACGGCTTCAAGTGGGCTGGTGTAGAAAAGAATGACAAGGGAGAATATGTTGATATGTATTACACTGCAGACGGCAACAAGACAGCAGATCCAGACGCTTCTAAGGATCGCTTCATATTAGGTCATTCAAATCCAGACGTTACATTAGGCTGGAACAACACCATAACCTATAAGAACTGGGACTTCAACGTATTCTGCAATGCAGCCTTCGGTGCTAAGCGATTGAATATGGTACGTTTTGCAATGAACTCAATGGTTGGTGCTTCTATGTTCGTAACTGATAAGGATTACTTCAGTAATATAGGTATCACCATGCCAACTCCAGGTGCTGAAAACAAGACCTATGGTAACTCAGACAAGTGGCTCGAGAATGCAGACTACTTCCGCTGCGAGAATATCAGTGTTGCTTACACATTCCCACGTAGCGTAACCAAGTTGGCAGACATTCGTCTCTCACTCTCAGCTCAGAACCTCTTCACCATCACAGGCTATAAGGGTATTGACCCAGCAGGTGCTTCATTCGGCGAAAAGAATATAGACCGTGATAATGGTTTGGATATGGGTGCTTATCCTAATCCTCGTACCATCACAATGGGTGTTCGTGTAACCTTCTAA
- a CDS encoding anaerobic sulfatase-maturation protein, producing the protein MNDNIANSFAKPLYVMLKPAGAHCNLACKYCYYLEKNKLYPTAQRHLMSNEMLEQFTREYIEAQTMNQVLFTWHGGEPLLRSIDFYRKALSLQQKYAGGRRIDNVIQTNGTLLTDEWCEFFAQNHWLVGISIDGQQPDHDHYRLTAAGKPSWKKVMQGIKLLKKHGVEWNAMAVVNAYNVNHPMEFYRFFKENGCQFLQFTPIVERLTRHEDDRTLASLADKNEIPLSEASVTPEQWGYFLCAIFDEWVRKDVGKIFVEIFDCTLANWMGISPGICAYSKECGHAGVMEHNGDVYSCDHFVFPEYKLGNIRDHSLIDMLYGEQQQEFSRLKHSSLPRQCKECDMEFACHGECPKNRFMKDKYGDSGLNYLCLGYYHYYQHVAPYMDYMKQELMAQRPPSNIMKVIQ; encoded by the coding sequence ATGAACGACAACATAGCAAATTCCTTTGCCAAGCCACTGTATGTAATGCTGAAGCCTGCGGGTGCCCATTGCAACCTGGCATGCAAATACTGTTATTATCTGGAGAAGAACAAGCTCTATCCCACTGCTCAGCGACATCTGATGAGCAATGAGATGCTGGAACAGTTTACCCGAGAATATATTGAGGCGCAAACCATGAACCAGGTGCTCTTCACCTGGCATGGTGGCGAGCCTCTGCTGCGCTCCATCGACTTCTACCGCAAGGCTTTATCCCTACAGCAAAAGTATGCTGGAGGCAGGCGCATCGACAACGTAATTCAGACCAACGGCACGTTGCTGACCGATGAATGGTGCGAGTTTTTCGCCCAGAACCATTGGCTGGTAGGCATCTCTATCGATGGTCAGCAGCCTGATCATGACCATTACCGGCTGACGGCTGCGGGAAAACCATCGTGGAAGAAGGTGATGCAAGGCATCAAACTGCTGAAGAAACACGGGGTAGAATGGAATGCGATGGCGGTGGTAAATGCCTATAATGTCAATCATCCGATGGAGTTCTACCGCTTCTTCAAGGAAAACGGCTGTCAGTTTCTGCAGTTCACACCTATCGTTGAGCGACTGACCCGACATGAGGATGACCGTACCCTGGCAAGTCTTGCCGACAAGAATGAGATTCCGCTGAGCGAGGCATCAGTTACGCCGGAGCAGTGGGGCTACTTTCTCTGTGCAATTTTCGATGAATGGGTCCGGAAGGATGTGGGCAAAATCTTCGTTGAGATTTTCGACTGCACACTGGCAAACTGGATGGGTATTTCTCCCGGCATCTGTGCTTATTCCAAGGAATGCGGTCATGCGGGAGTGATGGAGCACAATGGCGATGTTTATTCCTGCGACCACTTTGTTTTTCCGGAGTATAAGTTGGGCAATATCCGTGACCATTCGCTCATCGACATGCTTTATGGTGAGCAGCAACAGGAGTTCAGCCGTCTGAAACACAGTTCTCTTCCCCGCCAGTGCAAGGAGTGTGACATGGAGTTTGCCTGTCATGGAGAATGCCCAAAGAACCGCTTCATGAAAGATAAGTATGGCGATTCCGGGCTCAACTATCTCTGTCTGGGTTATTACCATTATTATCAGCATGTAGCGCCCTACATGGATTATATGAAGCAGGAACTCATGGCGCAGCGCCCACCTTCGAACATCATGAAAGTTATACAGTAA
- a CDS encoding sulfatase family protein, which translates to MAALQALPLSLFAQNTGEKPNILYIMCDDHAIQAISAYGSAISQLAPTPNIDRLAERGMKFNEAFVENSLSTPSRACLMTGLYSHQNGQRMLAEGIDSTKTFFSEMLQKAGYETAVVGKWHMSCRPKGFDFYHILNDQGQYYNPTFASTDHYGEYKQEMGYATDLITDHAIEYLDQRDRNKPFCLLVHHKAPHRLWMPSTKYVGKYGKINFPLPETFWDDYATRGSAASTQKMTIGEYMEMVRDLKVPEMYDPSTPEGRDSYAGLMGEMNRMTPQQREAIDAYYMPRNREFLSKNLTGKELVEWKYQNYIRDYMAVIASVDESVGRLLTYLDEHHLTDNTIIVYTSDQGFYMGEHGWFDKRFMYEESFHTPLIISYPKHIQPKSECNQMVQNIDFAPTFLDLAGLKKPAYMPGTSLQPLFAGQPVRKWRKSLYYHYYDYPNYHLVRKHDGVRTERYKLIHFYGKGGERAVPENKYQCQPGTSENWCFEYLKSINYITNDADIDYYELYDIQVDPNELHNLYGKPGMQKVEKEMKKLLATYRRNLKVDE; encoded by the coding sequence ATGGCTGCCCTTCAAGCCTTGCCGCTATCTCTCTTCGCCCAGAATACAGGCGAAAAACCAAACATCCTGTATATCATGTGCGATGACCACGCCATACAGGCTATCAGCGCCTACGGCAGTGCCATCTCCCAACTGGCGCCTACCCCAAATATCGACCGACTTGCAGAAAGGGGAATGAAATTCAACGAGGCTTTCGTTGAAAACTCGCTTTCTACACCAAGCCGTGCCTGCCTGATGACCGGCCTCTACAGTCATCAGAACGGACAGCGCATGCTGGCAGAGGGCATCGATTCCACCAAAACCTTCTTCTCTGAAATGCTGCAGAAGGCAGGCTATGAGACGGCAGTAGTGGGAAAATGGCACATGTCATGCCGCCCTAAAGGTTTCGATTTCTATCACATCCTCAACGACCAGGGACAATATTACAACCCAACCTTCGCATCAACAGACCATTACGGAGAATACAAGCAGGAAATGGGATATGCCACCGACCTCATCACAGACCATGCCATCGAATACCTCGACCAAAGAGACAGAAACAAGCCATTCTGTCTGCTGGTTCATCATAAGGCACCCCACCGTCTGTGGATGCCTAGCACCAAGTATGTTGGGAAATACGGCAAAATAAACTTCCCGCTACCTGAAACCTTCTGGGACGACTATGCGACCCGAGGCTCGGCTGCATCCACCCAGAAGATGACTATCGGTGAATATATGGAAATGGTACGCGACCTGAAAGTGCCCGAAATGTACGACCCTTCCACACCGGAAGGCAGAGACTCGTATGCCGGACTCATGGGGGAGATGAACCGCATGACACCGCAGCAGCGCGAGGCTATTGATGCCTATTACATGCCGAGAAACAGAGAATTCCTGAGCAAGAACCTCACGGGTAAGGAACTGGTAGAATGGAAATACCAGAACTATATCCGCGACTATATGGCAGTGATTGCTTCGGTGGATGAGAGTGTAGGCCGACTTCTGACTTATCTCGATGAGCATCATCTCACGGATAATACCATCATCGTATACACCTCCGACCAGGGATTCTACATGGGCGAACACGGCTGGTTTGACAAGCGTTTCATGTATGAGGAATCATTCCATACACCGCTCATCATCAGCTATCCTAAGCATATCCAGCCTAAGAGCGAGTGCAACCAGATGGTACAGAACATCGACTTTGCTCCTACCTTCCTCGACCTGGCGGGCTTGAAGAAGCCTGCCTATATGCCGGGCACTTCGCTCCAACCATTGTTTGCCGGACAGCCTGTAAGAAAATGGCGTAAGAGTCTGTATTACCATTATTATGACTACCCTAATTATCATCTGGTACGCAAGCACGATGGTGTGAGAACCGAGCGCTACAAACTGATTCATTTCTACGGCAAGGGTGGCGAAAGAGCCGTTCCAGAAAACAAGTATCAGTGCCAACCGGGAACTTCAGAAAACTGGTGTTTCGAATATCTCAAATCCATCAACTACATCACCAATGATGCCGATATTGACTACTACGAGTTGTATGATATCCAGGTTGATCCGAACGAGCTGCACAACCTCTACGGCAAGCCTGGCATGCAGAAGGTAGAAAAGGAAATGAAGAAACTCCTCGCTACCTATCGCAGAAATCTGAAGGTAGATGAGTAA
- a CDS encoding arylsulfatase has protein sequence MNKTIWLTGVGLACLPTLLCAKQNTPPNILFILCDDMGYGDLACYGQPYIHTPNIDRMAQEGMRFTQAYAGSPVSAPSRATLMTGQHTGHTHVRGNKEYWRGVPMVKYGNNEEYSVVGQEPYDPQHKILPEIMKDKGYRTGVFGKWAGGYEGSVSTPDKRGVDEFYGYICQFQAHLYYPNFLNRYSRAMGDTAVVREVMEQNIQHPMFGKDYFKRKQYSARIIHDKALEWIDRQDKEHPFVGFLTYTLPHAELAQPEDSILENYQKQFFTDKTWGGWEDSRYNAAIHTHAQFAGMITRLDQYVGEIFAKLKEKGLDRNTIVIFTSDNGPHEEGGADPEFFGRDGKLKGLKRQCYEGGIRIPFIAWWPEHIKAGAVNDTQFAFYDLLPTFCDLAGIRNFAKRYTNRKLAGDGFDGISIAPTLLGKDAEQKHHDYLYWEFHETDQIGVRKGDWKLVVVKGEPRLYNLASDIHEDHNVAAEHPKILTELLAAIRKEHRDSKDFEITLPKF, from the coding sequence ATGAACAAGACAATATGGCTTACAGGGGTAGGTTTGGCGTGTCTTCCTACCCTGCTCTGTGCAAAACAGAACACCCCGCCCAACATTCTCTTCATACTGTGTGACGACATGGGATATGGCGATCTGGCTTGTTACGGCCAACCTTATATCCACACGCCTAATATAGACCGGATGGCACAGGAGGGAATGAGATTCACCCAGGCTTATGCCGGTTCTCCCGTCTCGGCTCCGTCGAGAGCTACCCTCATGACGGGTCAGCATACGGGACATACACATGTGCGTGGAAACAAGGAATACTGGAGAGGTGTGCCAATGGTAAAATATGGCAACAACGAGGAGTATTCTGTCGTAGGACAGGAACCTTACGACCCGCAGCATAAGATTCTGCCCGAAATCATGAAGGACAAAGGATACAGAACCGGTGTATTCGGGAAATGGGCTGGCGGATATGAGGGTTCGGTTTCTACTCCCGACAAGCGTGGCGTGGACGAATTCTATGGCTATATCTGCCAGTTTCAGGCTCATCTCTATTATCCTAACTTCCTGAACCGCTACAGTCGTGCAATGGGAGATACAGCGGTGGTAAGAGAGGTAATGGAACAGAACATCCAGCATCCGATGTTCGGCAAGGATTATTTCAAGCGCAAACAGTATTCTGCCCGCATCATCCACGACAAGGCACTGGAATGGATAGACAGACAGGATAAGGAACATCCTTTCGTAGGATTCCTTACCTATACCCTGCCGCATGCCGAACTTGCCCAGCCGGAAGACTCTATTCTAGAGAATTACCAGAAACAGTTCTTTACCGATAAAACCTGGGGCGGATGGGAAGATTCGAGATACAACGCTGCGATTCATACCCACGCACAGTTTGCCGGAATGATTACCCGACTAGACCAGTATGTGGGCGAAATCTTCGCCAAGCTGAAGGAGAAGGGACTCGACAGGAACACCATTGTCATCTTTACTTCAGATAACGGACCACATGAAGAAGGTGGTGCCGACCCGGAGTTCTTCGGTCGTGACGGTAAGTTGAAAGGTCTGAAACGCCAGTGCTACGAAGGCGGCATCCGCATACCGTTTATCGCCTGGTGGCCTGAGCATATCAAGGCAGGAGCGGTGAACGATACCCAGTTTGCCTTTTACGACCTGCTGCCTACTTTCTGCGATTTGGCTGGCATCAGAAACTTTGCCAAGCGTTATACCAACAGAAAGTTGGCTGGTGATGGTTTCGACGGAATCTCTATCGCTCCTACCCTTCTGGGCAAGGATGCAGAGCAGAAACATCACGATTACCTGTACTGGGAATTTCACGAAACCGACCAGATTGGCGTGAGAAAGGGCGACTGGAAACTGGTGGTAGTAAAAGGCGAGCCGCGGCTCTATAATCTGGCTTCCGATATCCACGAAGACCATAATGTGGCGGCAGAACATCCTAAGATTCTTACCGAACTCCTGGCTGCCATCAGAAAGGAGCATCGAGACAGCAAGGATTTCGAAATTACGCTGCCTAAGTTCTGA
- a CDS encoding IS1380-like element IS612 family transposase, translating to MAKIQIKSEKLTPFGGIFSIMEKFDSMLSPVIDSTLGQRCSSIFGYQFSEIVRSLMSVYFCGGSCVEDVTSQLMRHLSYHPTLRTCSSDTILRAIKELTQENISYTSDQGKTYDFNTADKLNTLLINALVSTGELKEIEEYDVDFDHQFLETEKYDAKPTYKKFLGYRPGVYVIGDKIVYIENSDGNTNVRFHQADTHKRFFALLESQNIRVNRFRADCGSCSKEIVSEIEKHCKHFYIRANRCSSLYNDIFALRGWKTEEINGIQFELNSILVEKWEGKCYRLVIQRQRRNSGDLDLWEGEYTYRCILTNDYKSSTRDIVEFYNLRGGKERIFDDMNNGFGWSRLPKSFMAENTVFLLLTALIHNFYKTIMSRLDTKAFGLKKTSRIKAFVFRFISVPAKWIMTARQYVLNIYTENRAYAKPFKTEFG from the coding sequence ATGGCAAAAATACAAATTAAATCTGAGAAACTCACACCTTTTGGAGGAATTTTTTCAATCATGGAGAAATTTGACTCCATGCTTTCACCCGTTATCGACTCAACACTGGGTCAGAGATGCAGCAGTATCTTCGGATATCAGTTCAGCGAGATAGTCCGTTCGCTGATGAGCGTTTATTTCTGTGGCGGCTCATGCGTGGAAGATGTAACGTCACAACTGATGCGCCATCTCTCGTATCATCCTACCCTTCGTACATGCAGCTCTGATACCATCCTCAGAGCCATCAAGGAACTGACACAGGAAAACATCTCCTATACTTCCGACCAAGGCAAGACCTATGATTTCAATACTGCAGACAAACTCAACACATTGCTTATAAACGCTTTGGTTTCTACAGGCGAGTTGAAGGAAATTGAGGAATACGATGTTGACTTTGACCATCAGTTCCTTGAAACGGAGAAGTATGATGCAAAACCGACCTACAAAAAGTTCCTCGGCTACAGGCCTGGCGTATATGTTATCGGTGACAAGATAGTCTATATCGAGAACAGCGATGGTAACACGAATGTGCGTTTTCATCAGGCAGACACCCATAAGAGATTCTTCGCTCTTCTGGAATCCCAGAACATCCGTGTAAATCGCTTCAGGGCAGACTGCGGTTCCTGCTCGAAGGAAATCGTCAGTGAGATAGAGAAGCATTGCAAACATTTCTACATCCGTGCCAACCGATGCAGTTCGCTCTACAATGACATCTTTGCTCTGAGAGGATGGAAGACGGAGGAGATTAACGGCATCCAGTTCGAACTCAATTCCATTCTCGTTGAGAAATGGGAAGGCAAGTGCTATCGTCTTGTCATCCAGAGACAAAGACGCAACAGTGGCGACCTTGACCTGTGGGAAGGCGAATACACTTACCGTTGTATTCTGACCAACGATTACAAGTCATCGACAAGGGACATTGTTGAATTCTACAATCTGCGTGGCGGCAAGGAACGTATCTTTGACGACATGAACAACGGATTCGGTTGGAGCAGGCTCCCCAAGTCATTCATGGCGGAGAATACTGTCTTTCTTCTGCTTACTGCATTGATACACAATTTCTACAAGACCATCATGAGCAGGCTTGACACCAAGGCTTTTGGGCTCAAGAAAACGAGTCGCATAAAGGCTTTTGTCTTCAGATTCATCTCCGTACCTGCCAAGTGGATCATGACTGCAAGGCAATACGTGCTGAATATCTACACAGAGAACCGAGCTTATGCAAAACCCTTCAAAACAGAATTCGGATAA
- a CDS encoding RagB/SusD family nutrient uptake outer membrane protein translates to MKTKKLLYIGCLMAASLVTFSSCGDFLDEDPKGQLTPEKFFLTEDDLTASVNALYERINQTQSWTNPMYPQWQGDDITANPGSNKQACAALDAFASEGANKGVTDAWNLHYSVIKAANLIVNGAGNVNGSQEKKNVAFGNAHYWRAYSYFYLVRVFGKIPIITNTDINQLDAQPAEIAEVYEMIVKDLKDAINELPTKYDYEPARLFDVDVWVTKQAAQSTLAAVYMSMAGYPLNKGTEYYKLAAEQAKDVIDNNHTYGFILNPDWKDVYSMGNNYNKETLLGINNDAKGWWDHDSQLSSCCRFESLGDGGWGDAWGEIAFWKRYPEGPRKNAIYAKRITFQDGTVITADCNWWDIPTEDLWVPITMKTDAKELEKQIKGLDEKIEKEKDSEKKTVRKVNGKYEKLLFEKGKKCVKEYHPMFTIFTVNCDEKGGMLRQPYDCMKPNYSGMVNDRRHNLIRYSEVLLWYAESAARAGLSDLTEAKKCLKLVRSRAVTDVENVTLGDGTTVKIDNMSAAQLAEACYIEHGWEVAGNWVSMVTRRSDELRMDELKKNFEYRVTNAPVVISKKGDKEYTAQESVTVTGPWSEDRIYCPYPTTDGEKNPNLKK, encoded by the coding sequence ATGAAAACTAAGAAATTATTATACATTGGTTGTCTCATGGCAGCATCCTTGGTTACTTTCTCGTCTTGTGGCGATTTCTTGGATGAGGATCCTAAGGGACAGTTAACCCCAGAGAAGTTCTTCCTTACAGAAGATGACCTTACTGCAAGTGTTAACGCTTTGTACGAAAGAATCAACCAGACACAGAGCTGGACCAACCCTATGTACCCACAGTGGCAGGGTGATGATATCACAGCCAACCCTGGTTCAAACAAGCAGGCTTGTGCGGCTCTTGATGCTTTTGCATCTGAGGGTGCCAACAAGGGTGTAACAGATGCATGGAATCTGCATTATTCTGTGATCAAGGCTGCTAACCTGATTGTAAATGGAGCAGGAAATGTGAATGGCTCACAGGAAAAGAAGAACGTAGCCTTTGGTAATGCACACTATTGGCGTGCATATTCTTACTTCTATCTGGTACGTGTATTCGGTAAAATACCTATCATCACAAATACAGACATTAACCAGTTGGATGCTCAGCCTGCAGAAATTGCAGAAGTTTACGAAATGATCGTTAAGGACTTGAAGGATGCCATCAACGAACTTCCTACCAAGTACGATTATGAGCCAGCTCGCTTGTTTGATGTAGATGTTTGGGTTACCAAGCAGGCTGCACAGTCAACATTGGCTGCAGTTTATATGTCTATGGCAGGCTACCCTCTCAATAAGGGCACAGAATACTACAAGCTCGCTGCAGAGCAGGCAAAAGATGTCATTGACAACAACCATACTTATGGCTTCATCTTGAACCCAGACTGGAAGGATGTTTACTCTATGGGTAACAACTACAACAAGGAGACCTTACTCGGTATCAACAATGATGCCAAGGGTTGGTGGGATCATGACTCACAGCTTTCTTCTTGCTGCCGTTTCGAAAGCCTCGGTGATGGTGGCTGGGGTGACGCCTGGGGTGAGATTGCTTTCTGGAAGAGATATCCAGAAGGACCTCGTAAGAATGCCATCTACGCAAAAAGAATTACATTCCAGGATGGTACTGTAATCACTGCAGATTGTAATTGGTGGGATATTCCTACTGAAGATCTTTGGGTTCCTATTACAATGAAGACTGATGCTAAAGAACTCGAGAAGCAGATTAAGGGTCTGGATGAAAAAATCGAAAAAGAGAAGGATAGTGAAAAGAAGACCGTCAGAAAAGTTAACGGAAAATACGAAAAGCTCTTGTTTGAGAAGGGTAAGAAGTGTGTCAAAGAATATCACCCAATGTTCACTATCTTCACTGTAAACTGTGATGAGAAAGGTGGTATGCTCAGACAACCATACGATTGTATGAAACCTAACTATAGTGGTATGGTTAATGACCGCCGTCATAACCTCATCCGCTATTCTGAGGTGCTCCTCTGGTATGCTGAGAGTGCTGCCCGTGCAGGCCTCTCTGACTTGACAGAAGCTAAGAAATGCTTGAAGCTGGTTCGCAGCCGTGCCGTAACAGATGTTGAAAATGTGACACTTGGCGACGGAACTACCGTAAAGATCGACAACATGAGCGCTGCCCAGCTTGCTGAGGCTTGCTACATCGAACACGGATGGGAAGTTGCAGGTAACTGGGTATCTATGGTTACCCGCCGTTCAGATGAGCTCCGTATGGACGAGCTCAAGAAGAACTTCGAGTATCGCGTTACCAATGCTCCTGTAGTTATCTCTAAGAAGGGTGACAAGGAATATACCGCTCAGGAAAGCGTTACAGTTACTGGTCCTTGGTCAGAGGATAGAATTTACTGTCCATATCCAACAACCGATGGTGAGAAGAACCCAAACTTGAAGAAATAA